The window atattttttgaatttttggacttttattttgaatttatgaaagaaaagacttctaaagaaaaaaataaaatatttttgaatcttgaaatttttttttcaattttcgaaagaaaaacttctgaagaagaatgaaaatatttttggatttttagaagaaattaaaagaaaatatttttgaatttgttttttttttttaaaaaaaaattgggttctcaaagaaagacttttctaaagaaggaagtaaagaaaaatatttttggagtttTAAAAATTGTGGGGCGAAGCCGATGAGGTTTACCTACGTATCttacatccggtgagaatcaaacccgtgTAGTTCGGTCAGAAGCGGGGAATATTTAGAATTTTCACTCTATTTTTCAACACCTTTTGAGTAAAGTCTGGAACGGTTCGACTTTTGAACACAGGAATTTTATGAGAACCAGGTGAATTTCACTCTCTTATTCTCCCTCTCTTGATtggttttttaattttctttccctattctaaaagtcggtcaacatacaagccgaaacaaataaatgcataagtagcacgtaaaaatgcatcaggatggtttTTTGATTTTGGTAAACCTGTCCTAGACGGatccaacccctgtgttgagtcccgaaagtcaaatgcacgtgatgcaaacaaacgtacctactagggatccggcatgaagTTATGTCATTCTAAGTTTGAATCGtaggtgtattgttctagacctggcttacccgaacggacaactcgagccggggggaggggggagggagggAGGGGGGACGTACCGGTAACCAAAAGGCCATCCGGCTTTGTAACTGATCTGATCCTCGTTATAAATTAGGGTATGACACTAATATAAAAGAAGTCATGCCAGCgtgcacttcccagaagatttagaagactcagagagaagaagggtttcgtaacagtttatatacaattcaaacaatatcaaagcggtaaaaagcggcatttagcacattaggctcaaacacgtaaaagaTTAGATAATAAACAAAATCCAactataacagttattctaacttcgaattctgaaccctgaaccagaagttctgggttcttctccccagcagagttgccagaactgtcacacctcctttttttcggtggggataggggatagggaggtttttcaattaaagtaaCATTGTTCgaattgagattatttatttaatcagagtcgccacttggaatatttatggtgtcccaagtcaccggtttactttaaatcccaaatcgaggaaattgactcttatttatggtctgcaaacacagaagaccgggtaaggaattctgttaacccaggacaaggtgtgaggcactcccgagtttcgtagttttagcacggtcgctcaactattaataattggcctaattatctgatttaatacatatttaaaACCTACTGTGCATTTTTTACTTTAAAAAccacttttaattaatttaatcgCATTTTAGTGCTTATGGAATTATTGCTGGAACAAGTTACGATGccgtacacttgtcattttgaTACATATTGCAAACCGCActacgtgaaacgcacccgcgatttacaacatgttcatttttattattatttgaagttatggtcgagttGCATGAaatgcacactcgaattggggtttacgtctcgtgaccatgccacgggaaccgtacccatagccacgataatttattaatcacGCCTAAAACGAACTACGATATTCAAAATTATTTATTGTCCTAAGATTTGAGGTTACATAAGGAGGTCTAGAATTATGGAATTACACCTACGAGAGTCAGCTAACTCTTTTAATTTAACAAAGTGCTattgagaaagaagaaaaataagaaattggaaACAAATATTTTACCACTAATGATTTCAAGTCTGTCCAGTTATAGCTCAATCGAATTAGGGAAAATAGCGGAACGAAGCAAATGAAATATAGACATAGAACGAAATAATTCAGATTGCAATCTACACCTGACTAAACTTGTACACATCGATGCCCACTGCTCAAGTGGTATTTTGATAACGAACTTGATTTCAAATTGCTACATGTATATTTATGAATAAGAGCATCACTTTTGGAAGATGTCACAAACTTAAACCAACGGTTGGAGTGCCAAATTAGTACACAATTCGCTTGATCAAATTGCCTTCAATAATCAGACACCAAATACATGTAGAAGGAAACAGATGGGGACTTTCAGAAGATGTAGGCAATGAAAATGCGACTAAATGCAACATCGTACACTCGGTTCTTTCACAAACACTCGCAATTAACATAAAATGGTATGAAAAATCAGACACTAAATAAATCCAAACTAGAACAGGGAGGTTAATTAGACATATTCCATATCCATATGTAAAATTCCAAGCAACCCAATACCAATGTTCGAACTTAATTAGGTAGACAAAACCAATTTCATGAAATCAAAAATTATGAATCTGCCGTCTCGGACCTCGACATACACAAAACATAACTTATTAAGTATTTTTCATAAAAGTATGGATCGATCTGTACATCAACAAACATACAGTCAACGGGGACGCAAGAGCATTTCTCATATCAAGCTAACAGAAACAATCTCCAGATATTCCAAGAAAATCACAAACAATGACATCGATATTTCGTACCTAAAATGATTACAAAGATCAACCAAACTGATTTAAGCACAACAAGACATGTTTCAAAATGTTGGAACGACTAAACTGATTCAACAAGCACCCAAAGAACATCTAGTGAGAGTCTAACAACTTAAAGCTGACAGGAACATGCCGAAACACTTATGAAAATTGCAAGCAAGTCGTCACTGATTTCATGATCCTTCCAACAACCAGTGTTTAAAAAAGCGCCCGTTTCCTCACTTTAAGCGAGAAGCGAGGCGAAGCGTGAAGGACAGCGCTTCAGCAAGGTGAAGCGACTCATGTCAGTAAAAGCGACCGCTTCTCTGTAAAAAGCGAGAAGCGGGGAAAGCGAAGCGAAGAAGCGTCTGCTTCTCTGTTTTAAAATACCCAaccttatttttattaaaaactaGTTTTTTTAGATTAAACGCTGGTCTGGACTTCTTCAACAACAGCGACCAGGGTTCTTCAACCTCCAACAGCAGcgacttcttcttcttcatctactTCTGATTTCTGAAAGATCTCAAAGCATCAACTAGGGttgttctttttcaacttcaagTTCAAGACTTCAACAGGTATGTTCTGAACTTCTGattttcattcttcttcttcttcttcttcttcttcttcttcttcttcttcatcatctttCTAAACGTCCAAAAAGCAGCGAAATGCTGACgaatatttttcagaaaattaCTGTCCAATTTTTTTCGTTTTTAACAGAGAATTCCTCTAATTTTTATATCCTTGTAGAAGAATAggatgctcattttgtgctttaattgatgctattttttagttttttaattgaagtattgaacatttgcttacaattacatgtgttgtctatgcattattattattattttttattttaaaattccgATTCACTTCATAAAAacgagcgcttcgcttctcgtGAAATGGGGGTTGTTGCTTttcctcgcttcacgctcttcacaacactgcCAATAACTATATGACCATGCCGAACTCGAATCGATCATATCAAACAAAAGCGTTCAGATCTAAAGTGATATATTAAAATACAGAAACAAAGTCATGAATGGCACAAAAAGCACTCGGATACAACCTTAGTTAATCCCTACACTCAAGATTCAAACACTCCCCAAATTCTGTTAGACCTATAGCCCTGACCATACTGAGATTAACATCACAATCAAGATTAGGGAAAGAGTCAGAAAATGAACCTGAAATTGAGCTTTCGAGTAAACTTCGGCCGTGAATATACAATGAGAAACCCGGCAACAAAACTGAAATCGAACTGAAAAGGCAACAACGGACGGAAATCGACACCTCGAGCAGCGACGAACTCAACGACTTCTCAATCGAACTCCATTTTTCAACCAAAATCCAGATTGAAAAGAAGAgacgaaatatatatattttcgaaTTTTTAGACAGTAATCGAAATAAAATAGAACGAAAGAACATTGAAcatatttctctttttttttgtatttttcttgttcTGGAACTAAACCAAAAAATCAAAATGAAGATCAACaattgagaagaagaagaacgtTTTTTAGAACCCTAGCTTTCCTTTTCAATTTTTCTCTCCAAAAATCCTCTTATATTCGTTCCTCTCTACTATCTGTGTGTTTATGTGGCTGCTCGTTCTCTCTTGTGTCTTTCTTCAATTTTCAGAGAAAAAGATggatcattttcttcaatttatgTGGTTATAATTGAGTTTAAATATGAGTGTAAGAATTAACATGGGCTATTAGATTGGAGTGGAATCGGTGGCTAAGATTAAATCTTGCATTTAAGTGGAGAGTTGGCTAATGGGTTGGGAAGAATGGGCATTTGTCTTGCTGGGCCACTAAAATCCGAAAATGAGCTTCCAATTGtcccaaattcaattctttctcattgaacaaaaaataaaaaataaaaaataaaaatactaccaaaatatactaattaatatgAGAAGaagtattataattttttttttaatttttaaacttatatttttgaaattaaaattaaaagttgactgaaatcctattaaaataaaaataagtaaatacTACTTTTAAACGTTGCGCGAGTCAAAAATTACGTGTTTACTGTAATAACCATCCAAACACGACTTAATTTAAAGGTGTGTgccaaaacaaaaaagaagaagaaggttaGGAAAGAAGGAGACTGGGGAAACCCACAAAAGAGACTTTTCCCAGAAAGCAACTAAGGTATGAAAGTGCAGTGAACTGACACTTCAAGTCACTTTGAGACATACAAGACTATATTAATAAGGCCACGTTTTATTCCAGCTTGACACGAACCAGTACAAGATGAACTGCAAAATGAAGATccaaatttaaaagttcaaaaaaaaaaaggaccttAGTTAAACAGGAATGAAATTTAGCGCTCGGCAGACCATGGACAAGACCTTAACCGAAGCTTCGGCAAACTCAATTGACTCACTGGAAATTAGAGGCTCGTTGGCAAGCCGAACTTTGAATCCCTAAATTTAAAAGCCTCACTCAACTGAGATTTGCGTGTTTTAGTGGGTAAGGACTGTTGCGTTTTTAGGAGTAGCTTTGGAGCTGAAACAGGGTAGTTTTGGAGCTGATTTTCGCAGCTGTTTTTCTAATGGTTCAAGGGATGTTTTAATGGAGTTTACATGATTTTGGGGCTGGTGTAAGATCTAGATTTAGCTGGGATTTTTGTGGTATTTTTTGGAAGAGATGAAGTGAGGAAGATAAAGTATTTTTGTGTGATAAAatggtgatgaggaggaagaagaaggcTGCTGTTCTTTCCTGCTTTTTTCCAGATCCCCTTTTCCTCtgttatgtgtgtgtgtgagaattAGGGGGCAAGAAATGTTAGGTTCTGAAATTGGAAAAATAAGATTCTATGCCAAATTGTATTGTAGCAAAATTGCTAAAATTCTTTTTTGCAGGTGAGGTGGGGAATGGAATCAAATTAGTTACGCCAGGTGGTGATTTTTCATTGGTTCtcaatttttctttttgattttcttttaaagGATAACAAAAATAGAATCTATTCTTACTAAATTAGAAATAGCAAGATACTGCATACTCAATATTTAATTCTTAAAGCCTCTAACTTAAAAATTGTACTAAACTATATTTTTTGGaaacttttctttctttgtaaatGAAAATAAAGCTAATACTCTAAAAATATAACTCTTTTTGTAGTTTtgaattttctcaaataaaacctataaaaaggtaaaacaaaagctaaaatatCAATGTTAAGCTTAAAAACTATTTAAATACTAAAAAtgataaatttttttattttaatatgattaaaaattaggtgctcacatttGATAAGTGGTGACAAAGAATTTTTTTTCTTGACTTCCAATTCTTATTTCTGAAAGTTCCTACTTACTGTAATTTATAGTTGTGCAaattatcttaaattatttttaatgtcGATATTCAGCTTTAACTTGTTTGCTCGTTTCAAATTAATTCCACAATCAATAACATTCATAGAAACTACAGATTACAATAGGAGATCTCATCCCAATtttctctgttgttgtttttctCTCCTTAATTATTATACATAATATAATTAGGTTCTTCATCTCCTGATCTTTGTTCACCACGTAATTGAGAGACACGTAGAcctacaaaaaagaaaagaaaacagaataatataaaatatttactCATTAATATATTCAAAAATCACTGGGATACTAGAATATACGTACTGTAATAATCATATAATAGCTTAGGGAGTTTGGCTACTGACCTTGAATGTTAATGTTGGAAGGATAATGTTGGACCCTTTCCCACAACCTCTTGAATCTTTAGTTGTTGGGCATGAAACAAAGTTGTGCAACATTTTGTCCGAACAGAGATATATCTCGTGGAGAAAAATATTGCGAGCAATATTCAACTTACATGATATATACACATTATTGTTGTTACCCACCAATTTGTAAAGAGCAGTTGTTATCTTCTTTTTTGTGTAAACATTAACATTTGATGGTATAATATCGTCTCATGTACCCTTGTCGCTGCATTAAAGTAATCAGTAGCTTGGATCGTCTCACTTGATTGAAATCCATGAGTTCTCCATTCGTACTTCCATAAATGTTCGTTTGTACCAGCTAGCAGATTAGGCCAAACCTTTTCGAGAGCTTCTTCTAAGTTTGGATCTGCAAGTGTAAagcacataaaaataaaataattttataggCTTTTGAAAgtctatataaaaatatacagatAGTACTCCTCATTATAAAATAAAGTGAAAATACATATTTTTTGTCAAATTTTTATTGGAcattatacaacaacaacaaccactgAAGAGGGCAGGATGTACACAACCTTACCTTATCGGAAGGGCACTGTTTCCGGTAAATCTTTGACTAAAGAAAAGATGATAGGTTTTATTGGAcattatacaacaacaacaacaagcttCTTCCAAGTGAAGCTAGAGGTCCCTGAGAATAAACAAGCTTCTTCACCTCCCCAACTtcagaagaaaaacaaagaagcACTCCATCTGGTGCTGTGACCCTCCATGAACTGTATATCATCGCCACGGGAGGTGAAAGCGTGGGTGGAtagaatatatataaaaaaaaaatacaacaacaacaactcagttgATTTTCACAAGTAAGGTTTTTGGGAGTGTAGGATGTACACAGTCTTACCCTTACCTTGAAAGGGAGAAAGACTGTTTCTGGTAGATCCTCGCCTAAAGAAAATATGAGAGGTTTATTGGACATTAATTATATAATCCGGATATAGTCGGATTTCAATGCAGTACCGGACATCGGGTGGGaaactcaaaaaagaaaaaattaaactgAAATTCTAGATATCGACCACCACCTATGACACCAGACAACCACCAACTTCCTAAAATAAAAATACATGAGTACGTACCACATTCTTTACAATTCGGTCTTGAACTGAACGTGGAGCACATAATCTACTTGTTAAGCTTTCTCCTCGACCATTTGCTGGCCAAAGGCCGTGGATTAAGAACTGTTGTTGAGCGTCGGTTTTGCAGGTATTTCCTAGAATTCTACAAAACGTAGGCGGCCACTGGAGTACATACTTCATAACATGGTAATCGGGCTGACTGATAACTGGGCAGAGAACACTACTACTCAAGAACAATAATACAAACAAAAATTGCCCCATTTGCACTGTGTTAAAATTGAGTAGAATCGGTAGTCCATTGATCTATTTATAGTTGGAAGGATTTTGCTCTCTCCagaaaagtaaaaaagaagaTGCTTTATGCAATTCCATCTAAGGAGGAATCTGAGCCGCATTCCACTGTTAATAGATCCAAATATTGCCGAGTCACTCAAGAGAATGGAATAATACATGATGAATTTGGTTATGGAATGGAATAATACAAATTGAATGATTCAACCCTTTTTAGCTTCTGTTCCTTTCCCCCAAAATCCCTTTacctttctttttcttgttgaTGCTCGTGTTGGCTAAAGGGGGTTTTCTGTTTCAATTGCAGGTTCCTTTCCCCCAAAATCCCTTTAGCTTTTGTATATTTGAGGATCACGGTCCAGAAAGAGAGGAGAAATATTCTCTTATTCCAAATGAAAGAAATTGTAAACATTGAATTTGAGAATACAAAAAAGTAGAGAAAATAAAAACAAGATATTATGTAAAGCAGGACACTAAAGAAAAATTGAAAACTAATTAAAATCACGCATCAAAGTAATAAAAAATATAAGATGGCAAGTGGTTAAAAAGGACAAAAgcaaaaacaaagagaaaaaagaagatACCTATGTGCTTATGTGCTGTAATGAAGATGAATGTGTCCTGAGAAAAGTATTTAGTTCCATTATCTATCATATTCTCTTATTCGAGAGTTTAGCATCTCTACGTTAACATGTCTCTTTCACTAAAAGGGAATTCGAAGTCCAAAAAAGATGTGTATTTTGGGCAGTGTTATTGTGCGGGTGGGATTAATAAGCCAAAATATTAGGAGTTtctaataaggaaagatttaataattaATACTTTAATTACTTTCAAAGttcaaaatattagaaaaataattacttaaattattattttgtttagtctaaaaatttatttttaaaggtaaaaaaataaataatattttgctAAGAGtttttgtgcttttaatatagtatatagagTATAGATAAATAGATGCTTGCATAGCGTGTTTTAGTAATAATACAAAGATACCCCAATCTTTGTTTTCAATTTGGAACGAGAGCAAAAACAAACAACTTTTCAATGCTAATCTATAAATTGTAATGTTATCATTTTGACCCTAAATATTTTCTCCTTCATCTAAGaatctttaattattttttcctccTATATTATGTTCGTTTTCTTTTCTACAATTTCTCTCATTTATGCCTTTTAAATTATATCCTTTAATTTACTTTCATTATTTTACCTGGTGCTATTTTTTATATTTGTATTAGATGTTGTTAGGTATAATCCATCGTTTGTTTAGGACAAGTTGCATAGTGAATTGGTATAATGGTGGTTAATATATGCTCTAGATGATAAATTtgtaaa is drawn from Nicotiana tomentosiformis chromosome 12, ASM39032v3, whole genome shotgun sequence and contains these coding sequences:
- the LOC104103350 gene encoding ribonuclease S-7-like; this translates as MGQFLFVLLFLSSSVLCPVISQPDYHVMKYVLQWPPTFCRILGNTCKTDAQQQFLIHGLWPANGRGESLTSRLCAPRSVQDRIVKNVVRTHVLADPNLEEALEKVWPNLLAGTNEHLWKYEWRTHGFQSSETIQATDYFNAATRITTALYKLVGNNNNVYISCKLNIARNIFLHEIYLCSDKMLHNFVSCPTTKDSRGCGKGSNIILPTLTFKVYVSLNYVVNKDQEMKNLIILCIIIKERKTTTEKIGMRSPIVICSFYECY